TCCTCACAGGTAATAGCTGACCTAGAAACAACCACCGCCAACACACAAATGACTCTCAACCCACGCCCCCATCCCACCCCCCTCGCGCAATAGCTACCCATAGCCCCGCACCTATCCTTTATACGATTTTTGCAAACCGCCATTGGTCGCCACCCCCCCGGATGGATTAAAGTATCCACCCCCGCCCGGCAACCGCTCCCAGCGCGCCAGGGCCCATCCCCAGGAACCCTCGACGATGGAACACCGTGAGGCGCTGATCGCGCTGCGCACCTTTCTCTCTTCCCAGATCCTCGGCCAGGAAAAACTGGTCGAGCGCCTGCTCATCGTGCTCCTGGCCGACGGCCACATGCTCGTCGAAGGCGCCCCGGGCCTGGCCAAGACCAAGGCCATCAAGGAACTCGCCGAAGGGATCGAAGCCCAGTTCCATCGCATCCAGTTCACCCCCGACCTGCTGCCCGCCGACATCACCGGCACCGAAATCTATCGCCCGGAAACCGGCAGCTTCGTGTTCCAGCAAGGCCCGATCTTCCACAACCTGGTGCTCGCCGACGAAATCAACCGCGCCCCAGCCAAGGTCCAGTCGGCCCTGCTCGAAGCCATGGCCGAACGCCAGGTCAGCGTCGGGCGCAGCACCTACGAACTGTCGCCGCTGTTCCTGGTGATGGCCACGCAGAACCCGATCGAACAGGAAGGCACCTACCCGCTGCCCGAAGCCCAGCTCGACCGCTTCCTGATGCACGTGAAGATCGGCTTCCCCGACGCCGCCGTCGAACGGCGCATCCTCCTGCAGGCCCGCGGCGAGGCGCTGGGCGGCGAGGTCAAGCCCGAGCGCCGGGTCAGCCAGCAGGCAATCTTCGCCGCGCGCAAGGAAATCCTCGGCCTGTACATGGCCGACGCCGTGGAGGAATACCTGGTGCAACTGGTCATGGCCACCCGCACCCCGGCCAAGTTCGACAGCGAGCTGGCCGACTGGATCGCCTACGGCGCCAGCCCCCGCGGCTCGATCGCCCTCGACCGCTGCGCCCGCGCCCACGCCTGGCTGGCCGGGCGCGACTTCGTCAGCCCCGAGGATATCCAGGCGGTGCTGTTCGACGTGCTGCGCCACCGCGTCATCCTCTCGTTCGAGGCCGAAGCCGCCGGGGTCGACCAGGACCGCGTGGTCCAGCGCATCCTCGACGTCGTCGCCGTCGCCTGACCCATGCCCACCGCGCACGTGGCCGAACCCGGCATCCGCATCGGCCTCGCCGAGCTGATCGACATGCGTCACCGCGTGCGCGAGATCCAGCTGTTCTCGCGCCCCGGCCAGCGCAGCCCGCTGGTCGGCCTGCACCACTCCCGGCTGCGCGGGCGCGGCGTCGACTTCGACCAGGTGCGCGTGTACCAGGCCGGCGACGACGTGCGCAACATCGACTGGCGCGTCACCGCCCGCACCCAGGAGCCGCACACCAAGCTGTTCCACGAAGAGCGCGAACGACCGATCTTCATCATGGTCGAGCAGAGCCAGCGGCTGTTCTTCGGCTCCGGGCTGATGTTCAAGTCGGTGCTCGCCGCCCAGGCCGCGGCGCTGTTTGGCTGGGCAGCGCTAGGCCACAACGACCGCATCGGCGGCCTGGTGTTCGGCGACAACGACCACCTGGAGATCAAGCCACGGCGCAGCAAGCAGAGCCTGCTGCAATTGCTCAACCGCCTGGCCAAGGTCAACCAGGCCCTGCACACCGAAGCCGTGCCGCAACCCGACAGCCTCGGCCTGGCCCTGCGCCGGGCGCGCGAAGTGCTGCGCCCAGGCAGCCTGGCCATCGTCATCTGCGACGAACGCGCCCTCAGCGCCAGCGTCGAGCAGCACCTGGCGATGCTCTCGCGCCATTGCGACGTGCTGCTGATGCCGGTCAGCGACCCCCTCGACCACGCCCTGCCCGCCGCCGGCCTGCTGCGCTTCGCCCAGCGCAGCGCGCAGTTGGAGCTCGACACCCTCGACGCCAACCTGCGCCAGGCCTACCGCCAGCAAGCCGAGGCGCGCATCGAGCGCTGGGAGCTGCTGGCGCAGAAGCTGCGCGTGGTGCTGATGCCGCTGAGCACCCAGAGCGACATGATCGAACAACTGCGCGAGTACCTGAACGCGCAACGCCCACGGAACGCATCATGAAGGGCGGCCAGCGATGAACCCGCTCGACCAGTTGCAGCCGCTGATCGCCCCGCAGGCAATCAGCCTGTGGCCACCTGCTCCGGGCTGGTGGCTGCTGCTCGCCCTGCTGCCGTTGCTCGGCTGGGGCCTGTGGCGCCTGCGCCACTGGCGCCCACGCAAGGCCCGGGTGGTGCGCGCCGAACAGCCCCTGGACCCGGTGCGCGTCGAAGCCCTGGCCGAGCTCGCCCGGCTGCCACGCCCTTACGATGGCGCCCCGGCCGGCGCCTGGCTGCAGCAGATCAACGCCTTGCTCAAGCGCTTGTGCCGCAACCACTACCCCGGCGCCAACAGCCACACCCTCAATGGCCGCCAGTGGCTGGCGTTTCTCGACAACCGCTGCCCGGCCGCCGGTCTGACCCGCTGGATGGTGCTGGTCGAAGGCGCCTACAAGCCCGAGTGCAAGCTCGACGACAAGGCCATCGCCGGGCTTGCCCAGGCGGTCGACACCTGGATCCGCAAGCATGTTTGAACTGGCCTGGCCGTGGCTCTTCCTGCTGCTACCGCTGCCCTGGCTGGCGCGCTTGCTGCTGCCCGCCGCCGACAGTGGCGAGCCGGTGCTCAAGGTGGGCTTTCTCGATGA
The window above is part of the Pseudomonas muyukensis genome. Proteins encoded here:
- a CDS encoding AAA family ATPase, producing MEHREALIALRTFLSSQILGQEKLVERLLIVLLADGHMLVEGAPGLAKTKAIKELAEGIEAQFHRIQFTPDLLPADITGTEIYRPETGSFVFQQGPIFHNLVLADEINRAPAKVQSALLEAMAERQVSVGRSTYELSPLFLVMATQNPIEQEGTYPLPEAQLDRFLMHVKIGFPDAAVERRILLQARGEALGGEVKPERRVSQQAIFAARKEILGLYMADAVEEYLVQLVMATRTPAKFDSELADWIAYGASPRGSIALDRCARAHAWLAGRDFVSPEDIQAVLFDVLRHRVILSFEAEAAGVDQDRVVQRILDVVAVA
- a CDS encoding DUF58 domain-containing protein; translation: MPTAHVAEPGIRIGLAELIDMRHRVREIQLFSRPGQRSPLVGLHHSRLRGRGVDFDQVRVYQAGDDVRNIDWRVTARTQEPHTKLFHEERERPIFIMVEQSQRLFFGSGLMFKSVLAAQAAALFGWAALGHNDRIGGLVFGDNDHLEIKPRRSKQSLLQLLNRLAKVNQALHTEAVPQPDSLGLALRRAREVLRPGSLAIVICDERALSASVEQHLAMLSRHCDVLLMPVSDPLDHALPAAGLLRFAQRSAQLELDTLDANLRQAYRQQAEARIERWELLAQKLRVVLMPLSTQSDMIEQLREYLNAQRPRNAS
- a CDS encoding DUF4381 domain-containing protein, translating into MNPLDQLQPLIAPQAISLWPPAPGWWLLLALLPLLGWGLWRLRHWRPRKARVVRAEQPLDPVRVEALAELARLPRPYDGAPAGAWLQQINALLKRLCRNHYPGANSHTLNGRQWLAFLDNRCPAAGLTRWMVLVEGAYKPECKLDDKAIAGLAQAVDTWIRKHV